The following coding sequences lie in one Trueperaceae bacterium genomic window:
- a CDS encoding SPOR domain-containing protein yields MTPRGRRWASLVATAVVGVAGLAAANARPFSTDVWSVQTVALTDVAQAEAVAADLRDATLPAYVEATVRDGVTWHRVRVGCFGSDADAHLVADLARAAGADAAAVVPSDGAPPDVPCVAREIGFVAPDAWRQRAEGVPSFGVEVDGVRGVLRYAEAGWQVLQAPAEDAVRDRPAEDAVFAQAGPPDAPYVTWLGGDAPSPVCRGALLAQTDAAAIVRTGDTVAACRVRPPERSP; encoded by the coding sequence GTGACGCCGCGCGGGCGCCGCTGGGCGTCCCTCGTCGCGACCGCGGTCGTGGGGGTCGCGGGCCTCGCGGCGGCGAACGCCCGGCCGTTCTCGACCGACGTCTGGTCGGTGCAGACGGTCGCCCTCACCGACGTCGCGCAGGCGGAAGCGGTCGCCGCCGACCTGCGCGACGCAACGCTGCCCGCCTACGTCGAAGCCACCGTCCGGGACGGCGTGACGTGGCACCGCGTTCGGGTCGGGTGCTTCGGCTCGGACGCCGACGCGCACCTCGTCGCCGACCTCGCGCGGGCGGCGGGCGCGGACGCCGCGGCGGTCGTCCCGAGCGACGGCGCGCCCCCCGACGTGCCGTGCGTCGCCCGCGAGATCGGCTTCGTCGCGCCCGACGCCTGGCGGCAGCGGGCCGAGGGCGTGCCGTCGTTCGGGGTGGAGGTGGACGGCGTCCGCGGCGTGCTGCGCTACGCGGAGGCGGGCTGGCAGGTCCTGCAGGCGCCCGCCGAGGACGCGGTGCGCGACCGCCCTGCGGAGGATGCGGTCTTCGCGCAGGCGGGCCCGCCGGACGCGCCGTACGTGACGTGGCTCGGGGGGGACGCCCCGAGCCCCGTGTGTCGCGGTGCGCTGTTGGCGCAGACCGACGCCGCGGCGATCGTGCGGACGGGCGACACGGTCGCGGCGTGCCGCGTCCGCCCACCGGAGCGGTCGCCGTGA
- the yvcK gene encoding uridine diphosphate-N-acetylglucosamine-binding protein YvcK: MTPPPSPPPAARPPADAWTRLRLWSVPGMGVKRFVSIAVAGALVLVAGLVAAALWLLADARSDVAAPIERVLASGAWRRHGGWASAGVALVGGVVTVRAILGLNRSLLSHWLPRPKDAAEVVHTRLRLSRGPRIVAFGGGTGLSTLLRGLRRGSSNLTAVVTVADDGGSSGRLRDAFGMPAPGDLSDCLAALSDDALEVGRLMDYRFERGDPLAGHTFGNLLITTLSEVEGDLLRATRVLNGMLNLSGAVWPATTTPVTLRARKADGWVEGESALRGVAGPVERLALHPTAPTTPQEVRDAVRDADLVVLGPGSLFTSVVAPLLVPGVRDALQTTSAPVAYVANIMTEAGETDGMDAFAHTEALARHVGRWPDVVLANDAPLDAARRTAYRGEAADPVDVDEARFAGAGVTLRRAALLGAGPYAQHDPDVTAEHLLALARRTPRREVGA, translated from the coding sequence GTGACGCCCCCGCCGTCCCCCCCGCCCGCGGCGCGGCCGCCGGCGGACGCGTGGACGCGGTTGCGTCTCTGGTCGGTGCCCGGCATGGGCGTCAAGCGGTTCGTGTCGATCGCGGTGGCGGGCGCGCTGGTGCTCGTCGCGGGGCTGGTGGCGGCCGCGTTGTGGTTGTTGGCGGACGCCCGGAGCGACGTCGCGGCCCCCATCGAGCGGGTCCTGGCGAGCGGCGCGTGGCGCCGTCACGGGGGGTGGGCGTCGGCGGGCGTGGCGCTGGTGGGGGGCGTCGTCACGGTCCGCGCGATCCTGGGGTTGAACCGGAGTTTGTTGTCGCATTGGCTTCCCCGCCCCAAGGACGCCGCGGAGGTCGTCCACACGCGCCTGCGGTTGTCGCGCGGTCCGCGGATCGTGGCGTTCGGGGGTGGGACGGGCCTGTCGACGTTGCTGCGCGGGTTGCGGCGGGGCAGCAGCAACCTGACGGCGGTCGTCACCGTCGCCGACGACGGGGGGTCGTCGGGGCGGTTGCGGGACGCGTTCGGGATGCCGGCGCCCGGGGATCTGTCCGACTGTTTGGCGGCGTTGTCGGACGACGCGCTCGAGGTGGGTCGGTTGATGGATTACCGCTTCGAGCGGGGCGACCCGTTGGCGGGCCACACGTTCGGGAACCTCCTCATCACCACGCTGTCGGAGGTGGAGGGGGACCTGCTTCGCGCGACGCGCGTCCTGAACGGGATGCTGAACCTCTCGGGCGCGGTGTGGCCGGCGACGACGACGCCGGTGACGTTGCGCGCCCGGAAGGCGGACGGGTGGGTGGAGGGCGAGAGCGCCCTGCGCGGCGTCGCGGGGCCCGTCGAGCGGTTGGCGTTGCACCCGACGGCGCCCACGACGCCGCAGGAGGTCCGGGACGCCGTCCGCGACGCCGACCTCGTGGTGCTGGGGCCCGGCAGCCTGTTCACGTCGGTCGTCGCGCCACTCCTAGTGCCGGGGGTCCGCGACGCGTTGCAGACGACGTCCGCCCCGGTCGCGTACGTCGCGAACATCATGACGGAGGCCGGCGAGACCGACGGGATGGACGCCTTCGCGCACACCGAAGCGTTGGCGCGGCACGTGGGTCGCTGGCCGGACGTCGTCCTCGCGAACGACGCTCCGCTCGACGCGGCGCGCCGCACGGCGTACCGCGGGGAGGCGGCCGACCCGGTCGACGTCGACGAGGCCCGGTTCGCGGGGGCGGGCGTGACGCTTCGGCGCGCCGCGCTGTTGGGAGCGGGCCCGTACGCGCAGCACGATCCGGACGTCACGGCGGAGCACCTGCTGGCGTTGGCGCGCCGCACGCCCCGGCGGGAGGTCGGTGCGTGA
- the rapZ gene encoding RNase adapter RapZ, translating to MPRPPTGAVAVTVVIVTGMSGAGKTTALQALEDAGFLAVDNLPPALWPALARDVAAAGLDALAIAIDVRSAAFLGDAAAALDALREEGYAPRVVYLDARDDTLVRRYSFTRRTHPLQRGGLSEDLAQEREALSVLRSRADVVVDTTRATAKDLRARMQRLVGDDAFALRVRSFGYKRGVPTDVDTVLDVRGLRNPFYDPDLAPRPGTDPAVQAYVFADGGLDAYARFRDLVRELATSARDAGRGSYTVAIGCTGGQHRSVAVAERLAHDLADVFAVEAGHRDLADAVAEHDGGGDASGAERA from the coding sequence GTGCCGCGTCCGCCCACCGGAGCGGTCGCCGTGACGGTCGTCATCGTCACCGGCATGAGCGGTGCCGGGAAGACGACGGCGTTGCAGGCGCTCGAGGACGCCGGGTTCCTGGCGGTCGACAACCTCCCGCCGGCGTTGTGGCCGGCGTTGGCGCGCGACGTCGCCGCCGCCGGTCTGGATGCGTTGGCGATCGCGATCGACGTGCGCAGCGCGGCGTTCCTCGGGGACGCGGCGGCGGCGCTGGACGCGTTGCGGGAGGAGGGGTACGCCCCGCGCGTCGTGTACCTCGACGCCCGCGACGACACCCTCGTCCGCCGCTACTCCTTCACGCGACGCACCCACCCGCTGCAGCGCGGCGGCCTGAGCGAGGACCTGGCGCAGGAGCGCGAAGCGTTGTCGGTCCTGCGCTCCCGGGCGGACGTCGTGGTGGACACGACCCGGGCGACGGCGAAGGACCTGCGCGCGCGGATGCAGCGTCTCGTGGGGGACGACGCGTTCGCGTTGCGCGTCCGTTCGTTCGGCTACAAGCGCGGCGTCCCGACCGACGTCGACACGGTCCTCGACGTGCGGGGCTTGCGCAACCCGTTCTACGATCCCGATCTCGCGCCGCGCCCGGGGACCGACCCGGCGGTGCAGGCGTACGTGTTCGCCGACGGCGGTCTCGACGCGTACGCCCGGTTCCGGGATCTCGTGCGCGAGTTGGCGACGTCGGCGCGCGACGCCGGACGCGGCAGCTACACCGTGGCGATCGGTTGCACGGGCGGGCAACACCGGTCGGTGGCGGTCGCCGAACGCTTGGCGCACGACCTCGCCGACGTGTTCGCGGTCGAGGCCGGCCACCGCGACCTGGCGGACGCCGTCGCGGAGCACGACGGCGGCGGGGACGCGTCCGGCGCGGAGCGGGCGTGA
- a CDS encoding glucodextranase DOMON-like domain-containing protein yields MLTWLALAALLVQDPTGDAHGAGDLIPPQAPAYARVAPFDLVEVGVSDTVPVEVRIELADVVDAASLPVGITLPVIDVYLGDGGAGERATSLPGPDLRFPPGRGWTWAVRVHGDGAVAVRGRDGLRVEVPAERRGNAVVVTLPRAATPPFRRVQAVTGVYDPFGEDAWRAFRSEASPWTFASPRPVPPVVDLLAPDGEAQAAAIHAATFPRSGVDLDRWVWPLVAAGGAALATLATVQRWRAGRGRRAAAGVEALDLIDEADLVARPAVPPPARRTSSSSDGAAGDAATATAKPDGPEAAGAGDREDAEDGDVVRSVVRLDTPPSRHG; encoded by the coding sequence ATGCTGACGTGGCTCGCGTTGGCGGCGCTGCTGGTGCAGGACCCGACGGGGGACGCGCACGGCGCGGGGGACCTGATCCCCCCCCAGGCGCCGGCGTACGCGAGGGTCGCACCGTTCGACCTGGTGGAGGTCGGGGTGAGCGACACCGTGCCGGTCGAGGTCCGCATCGAGCTGGCCGACGTCGTGGACGCCGCGTCGTTGCCGGTCGGCATCACGCTTCCGGTGATCGACGTCTACCTCGGGGACGGGGGGGCGGGCGAGCGGGCGACGTCCCTCCCGGGGCCCGACCTGCGCTTCCCGCCGGGGCGGGGCTGGACGTGGGCGGTGCGCGTCCACGGCGACGGCGCGGTCGCGGTGCGGGGGCGGGACGGGCTGCGCGTCGAGGTGCCTGCGGAACGTCGCGGGAACGCGGTCGTCGTGACGCTTCCACGCGCCGCGACGCCGCCCTTCCGCCGCGTCCAGGCGGTGACCGGCGTGTACGACCCGTTCGGGGAGGACGCGTGGCGTGCGTTCCGGAGCGAGGCGAGCCCCTGGACGTTCGCGTCGCCGCGCCCGGTCCCCCCCGTCGTCGACCTGCTCGCGCCGGATGGCGAGGCGCAGGCGGCGGCGATCCACGCCGCGACGTTCCCCCGCTCCGGCGTGGACCTGGACCGCTGGGTCTGGCCGCTGGTGGCGGCCGGCGGTGCGGCCCTCGCGACGCTGGCGACGGTGCAGCGCTGGCGGGCCGGCCGGGGCCGGCGCGCCGCGGCGGGGGTCGAGGCCCTCGACCTCATCGACGAAGCGGACCTGGTCGCCCGGCCGGCGGTGCCGCCGCCCGCCCGGCGGACTTCTTCCAGCTCGGACGGGGCGGCGGGCGACGCCGCGACGGCGACCGCGAAGCCCGACGGGCCCGAGGCGGCCGGCGCGGGGGACCGGGAGGACGCCGAGGACGGTGACGTGGTTCGCAGCGTCGTGCGGCTGGATACGCCACCCTCGAGGCATGGCTGA